A region of Liolophura sinensis isolate JHLJ2023 chromosome 8, CUHK_Ljap_v2, whole genome shotgun sequence DNA encodes the following proteins:
- the LOC135473424 gene encoding LOW QUALITY PROTEIN: photoreceptor-specific nuclear receptor-like (The sequence of the model RefSeq protein was modified relative to this genomic sequence to represent the inferred CDS: inserted 1 base in 1 codon) encodes MGQTNTTGLPLDCSSGLRASPPLASSGCKSPSPSPITVSADSSFQPRTMCSPSHSRESGSPIHCVEMSLGKRCSPGLTCVVCGDTSSGKHYGILACNGCSGFFKRSVRRKLIYRCQAGTGMCLVDKAHRNQCQACRLKKCLQMGMNKDAVQNERQPRNTAQVRQDQXENELDHSIGGNSVTVSATHPAFSPGANNRFMASLMTAETSAKLEQEDNDREETIDVTTVEAERSLQHVHQTHVPSYTEAALYSRGDETVYECSARLLFLAVKWTKSLPSFANLPFRDQVILLEEAWSELFLLCAIQWSMPMDTSPLLMASEHVHGPVNGKSSLAHADIHVLQDVFSRFRINQVDPAEFACLKAVVLFKPETRGLKDAHQVENLQDQAQVMLGQHTRAQHPTQPARFGRLLLLLPTLKYVPSARLEALFFSRTIGNTPMEKLLCDMFQN; translated from the exons ACTGTTCGTCCGGGTTGCGGGCGTCGCCTCCGTTGGCTTCGTCCGGCTGTAAGAGTCCCTCTCCATCCCCCATCACTGTCTCCGCGGACTCCAGCTTCCAGCCGAGAACCATGTGCTCTCCTTCGCATAGTCGTGAGTCTGGGAGTCCAATCCATTGCGTTGAGATGAGTCTGGGCAAGCGCTGTTCTCCTGGACTGACATGCGTCGTTTGTGGTGACACTTCCAGCGGGAAACATTACGGAATTCTCGCCTGTAATGGCTGTAGCGGCTTCTTCAAAAGAAGCGTTCGCAGAAAGCTGATATACAG ATGTCAAGCCGGGACTGGCATGTGTTTGGTCGACAAGGCTCATAGGAATCAGTGTCAGGCGTGTCGTTTAAAGAAGTGTTTACAGATGGGAATGAACAAAGATG CTGTTCAAAACGAACGCCAACCTAGGAACACTGCCCAGGTGAGACAGGACC TCGAGAACGAGCTGGATCATTCAATAGGAGGCAACTCTGTGACCGTATCCGCCACCCACCCGGCCTTCAGCCCAGGGGCAAACAATCGCTTTATGGCCAGCCTCATGACTGCGGAAACCAGCGCCAAGCTAGAACAAGAAGATAATG acagagaggaaaccatTGATGTGACAACTGTGGAAGCCGAGCGTAGTCTTCAGCACGTGCACCAGACTCACGTGCCATCTTAcactgaggcagcactttaCTCTCGCGGGGACGAGACCGTGTACGAGTGCTCGGCGAGACTTCTATTTTTGGCGGTGAAATGGACGAAAAGTTTGCCCTCCTTCGCCAATCTTCCCTTCAGAGACCAG GTTATACTTTTAGAGGAGGCTTGGAGTGAGCTGTTTTTGTTGTGCGCCATCCAGTGGTCCATGCCCATGGACACATCCCCATTACTCATGGCGTCAGAGCACGTGCACGGTCCTGTCAATGGAAAGTCTAGTCTTGCGCATGCCGATATTCACGTCTTGCAAGATGTCTTCTCTCGCTTTCGAATCAATCAAGTTGATCCGGCTGAGTTTGCCTGTTTGAAGGCTgtagttttatttaaaccag AGACGCGCGGACTGAAAGATGCTCATCAGGTGGAGAATCTCCAAGACCAGGCCCAGGTGATGTTAGGCCAACACACCCGTGCTCAGCATCCAACACAACCAGCCAG ATTCGGCAGACTGTTGCTACTGTTGCCAACACTGAAGTACGTACCCTCAGCGAGATTAGAGGCCTTGTTCTTCAGCAGAACAATCGGGAACACGCCCATGGAGAAATTACTCTGTGACATGTTCCAAAACTGA